In the Primulina tabacum isolate GXHZ01 chromosome 15, ASM2559414v2, whole genome shotgun sequence genome, AGAGGTTAATGTACTCGCCACTTCAGCTGTTAAATTTGCTGCTGGTGATGGTTTTGCATCAAAGTCAACCACATTGACTGAGGAAGCCAGTAATGGAGTGGTTGTTCCCGATCCCATCAAAAACAAGCATAAATCAGACAACATTGGCCAGCAGGATCAGGTATTTATTTGTTGTTTGCAGTCCAGTTGTATGTAGCAGTGAACTTTGAGCAAGTTTACTGTGGCTTTTTGGCATAATTATAAGGGAATTTACTTAGTCTAACCCGTCTTAGAAGGCTATTTTTAAGTATTATGTAATATTACCTTTTGTTATCTAAGAATCCCACCCTAATTATCATTTTCCTCatcttaattatatattataataactCAAGGTTATCATTTTCCTCATCTTAATTATATATCAAAACTCAAGGaaaattcatttttcaaaataatttaaataaatatatttcagattgtatttttttatgaaatgaaattatattaaaataggAAAACATAGTATAGGGAGATGAATAAGATATCTTTAAAAGCACAATTCATGAAAGACTACACTTGTCGTCAATAACATAAAAATTTCCAGTCCTTGATCTGAGATAGAGAATTATTAAACTCTGTAAGCTTTCTTGTCCAACTAGCAACACCAAATCTGATCTTTTCCCAAACCACTTTGCTATATCGTTGGAAATTCTTCTGTTTCGCTCCAACCAAATTGAACAAAATAAGCAATGAACTACCACATTCCAAAAGATGTGACATTTCCATCCGTTGGGTAATCCTGGGGGTCCAAAAGAAACATAGCGTGCGCCACTCTTGAAAATATCAACTCCATACCAATTCCTGCAATACTCTGTTCCAAATCCTTTCTTAAGATAAGAAGGCTTCCACCTTGTAATTTTTTCCCATATCACTTTAAGAAAGTTAGCGGAATCTGACAAAACCTATACACCACTTTTTCAGATTTGTTGATAGATCAAATGCATTATAGTTTTATTTCGAGCGtactaatatttatttttaaatgtttgaaCTTTagatttgatatttaatttaaatgtatCGGTGTTATCTATTAATAATCATTATAATAATTAGaattaacattattatttttattgtttatatttattttttattgaaaatgaTTCCGCACTACTATCCCATTTTGCAAAAACctgttttaaatatattttttccaaaaaaactcCAACTTATCTTTTATTTGACCTGTCACTTTTGATGGAAAATCCCACCATTTTTACATGTTCTTTTTATATATGAACTTTAAGATTTTAATCATGAACTTGTGCCTTTGTCATTGAATAATATGCTTGTATGTTCATGTAAAAAGAGTTCAAAAAAACGTTTTGAAAAATGGGTTTAAGATGTATTGGAACTTAAGATCATTATAGACTGTATTAAAAATTTAACTTAATTGAAGGCCAAAATTCATTTTAGTAATTTATAGAAGGCCTTTTTCAGATAATTCCTCTAATTATAAACTCACGCTTTCAGGTCAGCTGGCAATCATTAATTGtttacatttatttttattaacttTTTGTTATCAAATTTAATGTTATTATGTTTATTATTTACTATTTATTGAAAATGATTCCGCACTACTATCCCATTTTGCAGAATAGGAACtgtttttactttattttttctataaaaaaaactGCAACTTATTTTTAATGGAAAATTCGCTATTccatttttacatgtttttttatatataaacttTCAGATTTTAATCATGAACTTGTGGCTTTGCACTTAATAATAtacttgtatgtttatgtaaAAACGGTTCAAAgggaagtttaaaaaattggTTTAGAGTTTATATTGGAACTTAACATAATTATAGGCTATATTAAAAGGTTAACTTAATTGAATGCCAAAATTCGTTTTAGTAGTTTATAGAAATCCCTCTAATTATAAACTCACACTTTCAGGTCAGCTGGCAATCAACCTCTCATTTAAATTATCCTCTTCAACTTCCAGAAACTGAAGCTGTAAAAGCTAAATCTGCTTCATCGAGAACTAATATTGTATCCGAACCTGTGCAAGAATTGTTTTCAACAACTGTAGGTGCGTCTTCTGAGGCTTCCAAAGTTTCAAGTGAAGTTGCTGCAGAAAGGAAGACCAGTGACACACTTAAGAGTTTAGACAACTCGTACATAAAAAGCAGACGGTTAAAACCTGACTCACTTGGTGGAAAGGAAGATGCAGAAGACATGATGTTGAACACCAATCAGAATAGTTTGGATACATTAACGAAACCTCTTTCTTTAGAATCATCAGAGATTTGTGAAGTAGAGGAGAGCTCATTGCAGGAGGTTGCATCTACTGCAGATGGTTTATTGGAACGGGCAAAGCAAAAGACAAAAGAACCTTCAGGTTGCGGCTATGATGATATCAAAATGGATGATCATGTATTTGAGTCTACTCACGCAGCATATTGTGAAGGTGTTGAGAATTCTGCATCAGTGAACGGTTTATCTGCTcaagatataaatattataatttcagACACGCCATTAAGCATACCTGACAACATTAGCACAATGCCTGCTGCGGTAGATCAGGAGTCTTCCCCCGTTTTAGTTGCATCTCTTGAAGGTCCTTTGAGATATGAAAATGAAGATAATAACCTCAATAGTTGTGGCATAATTTCTCCTTCTGCAGTTATCACCAAAGAGAACATCTTTTCAGATACAAGTGTGCAAAAAAGTGTTGTACTCAgaggaaagaagaaaaaaaaagagttgTATAAAAAAGCAGAAGCTGCCGGTACGAGTTCGGATATGTATATGGCATACAAGGGTCCCGAGGAAAAGAAAGAAAACGCTACGCTTGCAGAGGATTTAAAAAACATTTCAAGCTCTAGCATCAAACAGACATCTGTTGATGTACCTAACCAAAATGCCTTGTTAACTGAGAAACCAGCTCAAAGTAGAGTTGCGCCAGATGATTGGGAAAATGCCGCTGAAATCCCTACTCCACAGCCAGATTCTTTAAATAATGAAATTCAGAGTCATGATAGAGATGGCGATGGCTTGATGATAAAACGGTATTCTCGAGATTTCCTCTTCAAATTTGCAGAGCAATGTACTGATCTCCCAGAAGCATTTGAAATTATGTCTGATGTTGTGGACACATTTATGGTATCTAGTTCCCGTTTTTCACGCGAGCCACATCCTAGTCCTGGACGAAACATTGATAGACCAGCTGGAGGCTCAAGGTTGGATCGACGTGGAGGTGACTTGGGAAACGAGGAAAAATTGAGTAAATTTCCTGTACACCTCGTGTCAGGTAGAGGAGACACGCGAGTAGACGTTGGTTATGTGGGTAATGTTACCGGGTTTCGAAATAGTCATGGAGGCAATTATGGTGTTCCAAGGAATCCACGGGGTCAGACATCCGTCCACTATTCTGTGGGCATTCTCTCTGGGTCAATCCAGTCCCCTGATCTCCAGGGAGGCCTGCAAAGAAATAACTCCGATTCTGACAGGTGGCAACGTGGAGCTGGTTTACAGAAGGGTTTGATTCCTTATCCTCAGACCCCTCTACAAGTCATGCACAAAGCTGAGAAAAAATATGAGATTGGTAAGATCACTGATGAGGAAGAAGCAAAACAGAGGCAGTTGAAGTCTATCTTGAACAAGCTTACCCCACAAAACTTCGAGAAGCTGTTCGAACAAGTGAAAGAAGTGAACATTGACAATTTTGTTACTTTGTCAGGGGTGATCTCTCAGATTTTTGATAAAGCTCTGATGGAGCCCACCTTTTGCGAAATGTATGCCAACTTCTGTTTTCACCTTGCAGCTGGTTTACCTAATTTGAGAGTGGACAATGAAACAATCACTTTCAAAACGCTACTCCTGAACAAATGTCAAGAAGAATTTGAGAGGGGAGAAAGAGAGGAAGAGGAAGCAAATAAAGCAGAGGAAGAAGGTGAGAATAAACGTACAGCAGAAGAGAGAGAAGAGAAGAGACTCCAAGCGAGGAGACGCATGTTGGGTAATATTAGACTAATTGGAGAGCTGTACAAGAAAAAAATGTTGACTGCGAGAATAATGCACGAGTGCATTAATAAGTTGTTGGGTCAGTATCAAACTCCCGATGAAGAAAATATTGAAGCGTTGTGCAAATTGATGAGCACGATCGGTGAGATGATAGATCATCCTAAAGCAAAGGAACACATGGATGCCTATTTTGACATTATGGCTAATATGTCAAATAATATGGAGCTGTCATCTAGGGTAAGGTTCATGCTTAAAGATGTTATTGATCTTAGAAAGAATAGGTGGCAGCAGAGGAGGAAAGTTGAAGGTCCAAAAAAAATTGACGAGGTACACAGAGATGCTGCTCAAGAGAGGCAAGCACAAGCTAGTAGGTTAGGTCGTGCTCCGAGTATGGGTAGCTCTGTCAGACGGGGTCCACCTGTCGATTTTGCTCCTCGAACTCCTAGTATGTTGCCTTTTCCAAATTCCCAGTTGAGCGGCTCTCGTGCTGTCCCACCTCAGACACGTGGTTATGGTTCTCAGGATGTTAGGACCGAAGAGAGACATTCCCTTGAGAGTAGGACAATGTCTGTTCCTCTGTCTCAAAGACCTCTTGGGGATGAGCCTATAACTCTTGGGCCTCAAGGTGGTCTTGCAAGGGGAATGGCTTTCAGGGGGCAGCCATCAGCACCTAGTATTCCTCTGCCTGAGTTGCCGAATCCTGGAGATTCAAGGAGGACGGGACATGGTCTGAATGGATTCAGTTCAATGCCAGATCGTTATGGCCAAAGAGGGGATTTCACACCAAGATATATGCCAGACATTTTTGCTGCTCCGCCCAATTATGATCAGTCGCATCCACCGGATGAAAAAGTTGCCCATGGCAATAGAGAAATTAGAAATGCAGATCATGGCTTTGATAGATCTCTTCCTGCTCCTCCACCTACTCGTGGTGCACCCCCATTAAGTATGCAAGATGTGTCTTCAGAAATAGTGTGGCCG is a window encoding:
- the LOC142526364 gene encoding eukaryotic translation initiation factor 4G-like isoform X2; the protein is MTHNPSKADRSESTQHKKPDRSGGFNQQRQFSGSVSSKGGGGASSAPLNYSNRGVKKYNGNAPGVQSRPRSPNVNSGFSNLYTSHAVQNDAHKQQPANTSNVDSMDATPQKINQVVPRPPSSDISVASPSSNPFTAGSEPKAHTIPAKPPGDASRSFPLQFGSISPGLMNGAQIPARTSSAPPNLDEQKKDQVRHQSLRTAAPAKPLSSIPKQLSTKKDAGTFDQSNAGESQPVSLSRRDTQVSAAPPMAQTQKPSVLSVPGVPMQLPFHQSQVAVQFGGTNPQIQSQSMSGTSLQLSMPMPMPMPLPMGNPPVQQSMFVSGLPPHPMQSQGMMHQGQALNFPSPMGPQLPSQLGNLGMNMVPQFPQQQAVIYGGSRKTVKITHPETHEELRLDGSPGLRSHSNVQPQSQHIPSFPPNHLINFYNANSFYFPAASSVPPNSTQVPPTSQPPKFYNQVTIKPAIDPHGEKELLKPTSSISVGKAQSLKPSKLHMDDLPQPQKEIGPSASGVLPESKPGPGTSLTSELPSSSVDVEVNVLATSAVKFAAGDGFASKSTTLTEEASNGVVVPDPIKNKHKSDNIGQQDQVSWQSTSHLNYPLQLPETEAVKAKSASSRTNIVSEPVQELFSTTVGASSEASKVSSEVAAERKTSDTLKSLDNSYIKSRRLKPDSLGGKEDAEDMMLNTNQNSLDTLTKPLSLESSEICEVEESSLQEVASTADGLLERAKQKTKEPSGCGYDDIKMDDHVFESTHAAYCEGVENSASVNGLSAQDINIIISDTPLSIPDNISTMPAAVDQESSPVLVASLEGPLRYENEDNNLNSCGIISPSAVITKENIFSDTSVQKSVVLRGKKKKKELYKKAEAAGTSSDMYMAYKGPEEKKENATLAEDLKNISSSSIKQTSVDVPNQNALLTEKPAQSRVAPDDWENAAEIPTPQPDSLNNEIQSHDRDGDGLMIKRYSRDFLFKFAEQCTDLPEAFEIMSDVVDTFMVSSSRFSREPHPSPGRNIDRPAGGSRLDRRGGDLGNEEKLSKFPVHLVSGRGDTRVDVGYVGNVTGFRNSHGGNYGVPRNPRGQTSVHYSVGILSGSIQSPDLQGGLQRNNSDSDRWQRGAGLQKGLIPYPQTPLQVMHKAEKKYEIGKITDEEEAKQRQLKSILNKLTPQNFEKLFEQVKEVNIDNFVTLSGVISQIFDKALMEPTFCEMYANFCFHLAAGLPNLRVDNETITFKTLLLNKCQEEFERGEREEEEANKAEEEGENKRTAEEREEKRLQARRRMLGNIRLIGELYKKKMLTARIMHECINKLLGQYQTPDEENIEALCKLMSTIGEMIDHPKAKEHMDAYFDIMANMSNNMELSSRVRFMLKDVIDLRKNRWQQRRKVEGPKKIDEVHRDAAQERQAQASRLGRAPSMGSSVRRGPPVDFAPRTPSMLPFPNSQLSGSRAVPPQTRGYGSQDVRTEERHSLESRTMSVPLSQRPLGDEPITLGPQGGLARGMAFRGQPSAPSIPLPELPNPGDSRRTGHGLNGFSSMPDRYGQRGDFTPRYMPDIFAAPPNYDQSHPPDEKVAHGNREIRNADHGFDRSLPAPPPTRGAPPLSMQDVSSEIVWPEERLRDKSMAAIKEFYSARDENEVALCIKDLNTPSFYPSMISLWVIDSFEKKDVERDLLTKLLISLVKRQDGMINKDQLIKGFEYVLSVLEDTVNDAPRAAEFLSRILAQVILENIVGLSAIGRLIYEGGEEQGSLVEIGLAAEVVGGILEIVKSVKGDSILSEMRSSSNLQLENFRPPGAKKSWRLDKFL
- the LOC142526364 gene encoding eukaryotic translation initiation factor 4G-like isoform X1, which produces MTHNPSKADRSESTQHKKPDRSGGFNQQRQFSGSVSSKGGGGASSAPLNYSNRGVKKYNGNAPGVQSRPRSPNVNSGFSNLYTSHAVQNDAHKQQPANRVSDAPVTCSASNVDSMDATPQKINQVVPRPPSSDISVASPSSNPFTAGSEPKAHTIPAKPPGDASRSFPLQFGSISPGLMNGAQIPARTSSAPPNLDEQKKDQVRHQSLRTAAPAKPLSSIPKQLSTKKDAGTFDQSNAGESQPVSLSRRDTQVSAAPPMAQTQKPSVLSVPGVPMQLPFHQSQVAVQFGGTNPQIQSQSMSGTSLQLSMPMPMPMPLPMGNPPVQQSMFVSGLPPHPMQSQGMMHQGQALNFPSPMGPQLPSQLGNLGMNMVPQFPQQQAVIYGGSRKTVKITHPETHEELRLDGSPGLRSHSNVQPQSQHIPSFPPNHLINFYNANSFYFPAASSVPPNSTQVPPTSQPPKFYNQVTIKPAIDPHGEKELLKPTSSISVGKAQSLKPSKLHMDDLPQPQKEIGPSASGVLPESKPGPGTSLTSELPSSSVDVEVNVLATSAVKFAAGDGFASKSTTLTEEASNGVVVPDPIKNKHKSDNIGQQDQVSWQSTSHLNYPLQLPETEAVKAKSASSRTNIVSEPVQELFSTTVGASSEASKVSSEVAAERKTSDTLKSLDNSYIKSRRLKPDSLGGKEDAEDMMLNTNQNSLDTLTKPLSLESSEICEVEESSLQEVASTADGLLERAKQKTKEPSGCGYDDIKMDDHVFESTHAAYCEGVENSASVNGLSAQDINIIISDTPLSIPDNISTMPAAVDQESSPVLVASLEGPLRYENEDNNLNSCGIISPSAVITKENIFSDTSVQKSVVLRGKKKKKELYKKAEAAGTSSDMYMAYKGPEEKKENATLAEDLKNISSSSIKQTSVDVPNQNALLTEKPAQSRVAPDDWENAAEIPTPQPDSLNNEIQSHDRDGDGLMIKRYSRDFLFKFAEQCTDLPEAFEIMSDVVDTFMVSSSRFSREPHPSPGRNIDRPAGGSRLDRRGGDLGNEEKLSKFPVHLVSGRGDTRVDVGYVGNVTGFRNSHGGNYGVPRNPRGQTSVHYSVGILSGSIQSPDLQGGLQRNNSDSDRWQRGAGLQKGLIPYPQTPLQVMHKAEKKYEIGKITDEEEAKQRQLKSILNKLTPQNFEKLFEQVKEVNIDNFVTLSGVISQIFDKALMEPTFCEMYANFCFHLAAGLPNLRVDNETITFKTLLLNKCQEEFERGEREEEEANKAEEEGENKRTAEEREEKRLQARRRMLGNIRLIGELYKKKMLTARIMHECINKLLGQYQTPDEENIEALCKLMSTIGEMIDHPKAKEHMDAYFDIMANMSNNMELSSRVRFMLKDVIDLRKNRWQQRRKVEGPKKIDEVHRDAAQERQAQASRLGRAPSMGSSVRRGPPVDFAPRTPSMLPFPNSQLSGSRAVPPQTRGYGSQDVRTEERHSLESRTMSVPLSQRPLGDEPITLGPQGGLARGMAFRGQPSAPSIPLPELPNPGDSRRTGHGLNGFSSMPDRYGQRGDFTPRYMPDIFAAPPNYDQSHPPDEKVAHGNREIRNADHGFDRSLPAPPPTRGAPPLSMQDVSSEIVWPEERLRDKSMAAIKEFYSARDENEVALCIKDLNTPSFYPSMISLWVIDSFEKKDVERDLLTKLLISLVKRQDGMINKDQLIKGFEYVLSVLEDTVNDAPRAAEFLSRILAQVILENIVGLSAIGRLIYEGGEEQGSLVEIGLAAEVVGGILEIVKSVKGDSILSEMRSSSNLQLENFRPPGAKKSWRLDKFL